GGCCGGCCGCTCGTCAGCGCCGGCGTGGCCCTGCATTCGCTGCGCGCCGCCAACACCGAGGACATCCGCGCCCTGCAGGCCCTGGTGGGCGATGCCGATCTGCCCATCCACATCCACATCAGCGAGCAGCAGCAGGAGCTGCGCGACTGCCTGGCCGCGACCGGCCAGCGCCCCATGCAATGGCTGTGCAATGAATTCAAGCCCGATGCGCGCTGGCATCTGGTGCATGCCACGCACAGCACGCCCGCGGAGATTGCCCAGGTGGCCGCGAGCGGCGCCAGCGCGGTGATCTGCCCCGGCACCGAGGGCAATCTGGGCGATGGCCTGTGCGATCTGAGCGGCTGGCTGGACGCCGGCGTGCCGATCAGCATGGGCTCGGACAGCCATGTCACGCGCGCCTGGGTGGAGGAGCTGCGCTGGCTGGAATATGGCCAGCGCCTCGGCCTGCAGCAGCGCAATGTGGCGGCCGCGCCGGGCCGCGGCGAACCCGCCACCGCGGCGCGCCTGTTCGAGGCCTGCGTGCGCGGCAGCGCCGCCCCGGCCGGTTTCAAGCAATGGGGGCTGGAGCCCGGCGCGCGCGCCGACTTCCTGGTGCTGGACACGCGCTGCTCGGGCCTGCTGGGCGTGCCGGCCGCGGCACGGCTGGACGCGCTGGTGTTCGCCAGCCAGGGCGAGGCGCTGCGCGAGGTCTATGTGGCGGGCGAATGCCGGCTGCGCGAGGGCCAGCATCCGGCCCAGGCGGGGGTGGCGGCGGCGTTTGAGGCGAGCATGAAGGAGCTCTGGGGCAAGGACTGACCCCCTAGAATTCCTGGCAGGGCCAGGGGTTTCACTGCTACGCTTAGCGCTCAAATGCCAGTCGCTGGGGGTATGCCATGCTTGACCTGCGCAACTACACGATCCGGGCTCGTCTGTACCTGCTGGCCGGCCTGGCCATCGTCACCATGCTCATCATCGGCGGCAACGGGCTTTACAGCCTGGCCCAGGCGCGCGCCGACTTCACCCACTATGTGGACAACGACGTCGAATCGCTGGCCCAGCTCGCCACGGTGCGCGCCGGCGTCGGCAATCTGCGCCGCTACGAGAAAGACCTGCTGATCAATCTGGTCGACACCAAGGCGGTGGAGAAGTACCGCGGCGAATGGGAGCACAGCTACCAGACCGTGGCCAAGGGCCTGGACGTGATCGAGCAGCTCAATATCGCGCCGCAGGCCAAGAAGATGCCGCCCGAGCTGCGCAAGTCCCTGGCCGACTACCGCAGCGGCCTGCAGTCCATCATCGAGCGCGTGCTGAAGGGCGAGTTCCCCGACACCGCGAGCGCCAACCGCGCCACCGAGCCGATCAAGGGGCCGGTGCGCGCGATGGATGCGCAGCTGGCCGAGATGACCAAGCTGATCACCGAGCATGGCGACGAGGAGGTCAAGCGCCTGGACGCGAAGGAGCACAGCATCCGCTTCTCGCTCAGCGCCGTGATCCTGGTGGGCGTGCTGGCGATCGGCACCTACACCTTCTTCAATATCCGCTCCATCCTGGCGCCGCTGACGCATGCGGTGGAGAGCTCGGAGCGCATGGCGCGCCAGGATCTGAGCCAGCGCATCCAGGTGCAGGGGCGCGACGAGACCGCCGCGATGATGCGCGGCGTGCAGGGCATGCAGACGGCGATACGCGAGGTGGTGTCGGGCGTGCGCAGCGCCACCGACAGCATTGCCACCGCCTCGGCCGAGGTGGCCACCGGCAGCCATGACCTCAGCCACCGCACCGAGCAGGCGGCCTCCAATCTGGAGGAGACGGCCTCGGCGATGGAGCAGCTCACCGCCAGCGTGAAGCACAACGCCGAATCGGCCGGGCAGGCGAACCGCCTGGCCAGCGAGGCGGCCGAGGTGGCGCAGCGCGGCGGCGCGGTGGTCAGCGATGTGGTGGCCACGATGGACCGCATCAGCGCCTCCTCGCGCAAGATCAGCGACATCATCTCGGTGATCGACGGCATTGCCTTCCAGACCAATATCCTGGCGCTCAACGCGGCCGTGGAAGCGGCGCGCGCCGGCGAGCAGGGGCGTGGCTTTGCGGTGGTGGCCAGCGAGGTGCGCAGCCTGGCGCAACGCAGCGCCGAGGCGGCCAAGGAGATCAAGGGCCTGATCACTAGCAGCACCGAGAGCGTGGAGGCCGGCGCGGCCCTGGTTGCGCGTGCCGGCGAGACCATGCAGGACATCATGAGCTCGATCGGCCGCGTCAGCCATATCGTCGGCGAGATCAGCCATGCCACCGCCGAGCAGAGCTCGGGCATCAACCAGATCGGCATGGCGATCAGCCAGCTCGATCAGATGACGCAGCAGAACGCCGCGCTGGTGGAGCAATCGGCAGCGGCGGCGCAGAGCCTGCAGCAGCAGGCCGACGAGCTGGCGCAGACGGTGGCGGTGTTCAAGCTGGCCTAGGGCCTAGAGGATCTCCACGCGGTTGCGGCCGGCGCGCTTGGCCGCATAGAGAGCGTGGTCGGCGCCGTCCACCAGCAGCTTGGCCTGCTCGGGCGGCGCGCCGCCGGTCAGGCCCAGGCTGATCGTCACCGCCAGGCCCGGTGCCAGGTCTTGCCAGGAATGCGCGGAGATCGCCACGCGCAGGCGCTCGCAGATGTCCTGGGCCTGCAGCAGCGGCAGGCCCACCAGGGCGATCATGAATTCCTCGCCGCCGACGCGCGCCAGCAGGTCCGCGCTGCGCGTGTTGTAGCGCAGCACGCCGGCGAGTTGGCGCAGCACCTCGTCGCCCACGCCATGGCCGTGGCGGTCGTTGATGTCCTTGAAGTGATCGACGTCCAGCATCGCCAGGCAGATCACGCTGTGCTCCTGGCGGGCGCGCTCCAGCAGCACCGGCAGGGCGAACTCGGCATGGCGGCGGTTGTGCAGGCCGGTCAGCACGTCCTCATGGGCGGCGCGCCCCCATTCGGCGGCCTGGTGGCGCAGCCGCTCCTGCTCGCGCTCCAGCCGGGTGGCGCGCTCGCGCTCGCGCCGCGCGTCCACCAGCGCATGCTCGGCGCGCGCATGGGCCTGCTCGACGTCCTGGCGTATCAGCATCACCTCGGTCTGCAGCGCCATGGTCTCGCGCGCGATCTGGCGCTCCAGCTCGGCATGCTGCTCCAGATAGGCCAGCGCGGCCTCGAAATCGCGCCCCGCCTTGCTGGCCTCGTAGAGCGCATGGATGAGCTTGCGGCGCAGCGCCGGCGGCAGATGCTCGCGCCGCTGCGCCAGTATCAGCATCAGGCTGGCCACGCAGGCCTGGTGCTGGCCGCGCAGCATCAGCAGCCAGGCGCGCTGCATCTGCGCCTGCAGCTCCAGCGCCAGATAGCCGTGGCGGTGGGCGAGGGCCTGGTATTCGTCGATCAGGGCCACGCTGTCCTCGTGATCGGCCATGCCCAGCATGGCTTCGACCAGATTCGACAGCGCCACCGTGACCTGGAACTCGCTGCGCGAGGCGCGCGCCTGCGCGCTGGCCTGCTCGGCAAGCGCACGGGCCTGGCTCAGGGCCTCGGGCAGCAGCTTGGCCTCGCTGCCGCCGTTGTGGGCCTCGGCCGCGAGCTGCAGCCAGAAGTAGGCGAGGTTGTTGAGGCAGGAGAAGCTCAGCTCGCCATCGCCCAGCGGCGTGGCTACC
This portion of the Paucibacter sediminis genome encodes:
- a CDS encoding methyl-accepting chemotaxis protein produces the protein MLDLRNYTIRARLYLLAGLAIVTMLIIGGNGLYSLAQARADFTHYVDNDVESLAQLATVRAGVGNLRRYEKDLLINLVDTKAVEKYRGEWEHSYQTVAKGLDVIEQLNIAPQAKKMPPELRKSLADYRSGLQSIIERVLKGEFPDTASANRATEPIKGPVRAMDAQLAEMTKLITEHGDEEVKRLDAKEHSIRFSLSAVILVGVLAIGTYTFFNIRSILAPLTHAVESSERMARQDLSQRIQVQGRDETAAMMRGVQGMQTAIREVVSGVRSATDSIATASAEVATGSHDLSHRTEQAASNLEETASAMEQLTASVKHNAESAGQANRLASEAAEVAQRGGAVVSDVVATMDRISASSRKISDIISVIDGIAFQTNILALNAAVEAARAGEQGRGFAVVASEVRSLAQRSAEAAKEIKGLITSSTESVEAGAALVARAGETMQDIMSSIGRVSHIVGEISHATAEQSSGINQIGMAISQLDQMTQQNAALVEQSAAAAQSLQQQADELAQTVAVFKLA
- a CDS encoding GGDEF domain-containing protein, which produces MGSLRQTSHPDFDALLGAAAQHALRGDYVDAVAALQQALPLCHDDTARARVLALLAHHYPRLGNLQDSVRCASEAVALCQHMDEPRLVAEAQTSLSYVYAQLLMGRDALDAALHALKAARRAGNRVQEAWALNRLGVAYGSMDNIAQARESTQQALEVATPLGDGELSFSCLNNLAYFWLQLAAEAHNGGSEAKLLPEALSQARALAEQASAQARASRSEFQVTVALSNLVEAMLGMADHEDSVALIDEYQALAHRHGYLALELQAQMQRAWLLMLRGQHQACVASLMLILAQRREHLPPALRRKLIHALYEASKAGRDFEAALAYLEQHAELERQIARETMALQTEVMLIRQDVEQAHARAEHALVDARRERERATRLEREQERLRHQAAEWGRAAHEDVLTGLHNRRHAEFALPVLLERARQEHSVICLAMLDVDHFKDINDRHGHGVGDEVLRQLAGVLRYNTRSADLLARVGGEEFMIALVGLPLLQAQDICERLRVAISAHSWQDLAPGLAVTISLGLTGGAPPEQAKLLVDGADHALYAAKRAGRNRVEIL
- a CDS encoding formimidoylglutamate deiminase codes for the protein MSRLYFARQAWVGGGWQRDVLLRVDGRGHWAEILPGQLKPVAAEELPGPVIPSLVDAHSHAFQRAMAGLAERREAGEDDFWSWRDRMYGLALQLNPAQLQAIAAQLYLELLRGGYTQVCEFHYLQHQPDGSPYADELAMSWALADAAEQVGLGLTLLPVLYARSGFGKPGLREDQRRFATDAAWVWRASQRVQAAGRPLVSAGVALHSLRAANTEDIRALQALVGDADLPIHIHISEQQQELRDCLAATGQRPMQWLCNEFKPDARWHLVHATHSTPAEIAQVAASGASAVICPGTEGNLGDGLCDLSGWLDAGVPISMGSDSHVTRAWVEELRWLEYGQRLGLQQRNVAAAPGRGEPATAARLFEACVRGSAAPAGFKQWGLEPGARADFLVLDTRCSGLLGVPAAARLDALVFASQGEALREVYVAGECRLREGQHPAQAGVAAAFEASMKELWGKD